The proteins below are encoded in one region of Sulfolobus islandicus Y.N.15.51:
- a CDS encoding NAD-dependent epimerase/dehydratase family protein yields MKFLISGGAGFLGSHLIENLANEHEITIVDDLSTTKYIQLPKNVKLIKDKIENFKTNEKFDYILHLAARPSPEDYMNNPIETLLSNSIGTWNALEIARKSDAIFMYTSSSEIYGNAEVLPIPEEYWGKVNPIGVRSCYDEGKRFSEALTMAYYREYGLDVRIQRPFNVYGPRLREDGNYGRVISRFIYQALRGEDITVFGDGKQTRAFLYVTDWVEATKKLLFSKGIKGIVLNIGSDKEVKIIELARMIINLTNSKSNIKFLPPRPDDPSRRAADITKAKKLLNWEPKVSLEEGLRKTIDWFRGVIE; encoded by the coding sequence ATGAAGTTTCTTATAAGTGGCGGTGCTGGATTTCTAGGCTCTCATCTTATAGAAAACTTGGCTAATGAACATGAAATAACAATAGTAGACGATTTATCAACTACAAAATATATACAACTACCAAAAAATGTGAAATTGATAAAAGACAAAATAGAGAATTTTAAAACAAATGAAAAATTTGACTACATCCTACATTTAGCGGCAAGGCCATCACCAGAAGATTACATGAACAATCCAATAGAAACATTGTTATCAAACTCCATAGGGACATGGAATGCATTAGAAATAGCTAGAAAGAGTGATGCAATATTTATGTATACTTCTTCCTCAGAAATTTACGGCAATGCAGAAGTATTACCAATACCAGAAGAATATTGGGGAAAAGTAAACCCTATTGGAGTTAGAAGTTGTTATGATGAAGGAAAAAGATTCTCGGAAGCATTAACAATGGCATATTATAGGGAATATGGATTAGACGTTAGAATACAGAGACCATTTAACGTTTATGGGCCTAGATTGAGAGAAGATGGAAACTATGGAAGAGTAATATCACGTTTTATATATCAAGCATTAAGAGGAGAAGACATTACAGTCTTTGGAGATGGTAAACAAACTAGGGCATTCTTATACGTTACAGATTGGGTTGAAGCTACGAAAAAGCTTTTATTTAGCAAGGGAATAAAGGGCATAGTGTTAAATATTGGCTCAGATAAAGAGGTTAAGATAATAGAGTTAGCTAGAATGATAATAAATCTAACTAATAGTAAATCTAATATAAAATTCCTTCCACCAAGACCAGATGATCCTTCAAGAAGGGCTGCAGATATAACAAAAGCTAAAAAGTTGCTAAATTGGGAGCCTAAAGTATCCTTAGAAGAAGGGTTAAGGAAAACAATAGATTGGTTTAGGGGTGTAATTGAATGA
- a CDS encoding UDP-glucose dehydrogenase family protein yields MIIGIVGLGYVGLVTGAVLADQGHYVIGVDIDEKKVNGLNCNRIPIYEPGLDELIMKNKKKIQFTTNYSDLSDANIVFIAVSTPTINGKIFLHYIYSAGENLQKILNKESVIVIKSTVVPGTSRKVKEITKREVIVNPEFLREGSAITDTKHPERIVIGGDDEKAIKLIEDLWSFTNSPIIKTSMEEAELIKYAANSFLAVKISFINEIANLCEKIPNCDINNIAKAIGMDKRISPYFLNAGLGFGGSCFPKDTLAITSFAKDLGERLHIVEAAIEVNNERPFRAVKMMEDLIGKLENKSICILGIAFKPNTDDTRESVGLKIAKLIREKGGKVIVYDPKAKADLEMVSLDECINKADGIIIATEWDEFRGLEDRLKGKYVVDGRRILNYKKLEKGKFKAIGVS; encoded by the coding sequence ATGATAATAGGTATAGTAGGCTTAGGCTATGTAGGATTAGTAACTGGTGCAGTTTTAGCTGATCAAGGACATTACGTAATAGGTGTCGATATAGACGAGAAAAAGGTAAATGGATTAAATTGTAATAGAATACCAATTTATGAACCCGGTTTAGATGAGTTAATAATGAAAAATAAGAAAAAAATACAATTTACTACAAACTATTCTGATCTATCTGATGCTAATATAGTTTTTATAGCAGTTTCTACACCAACAATAAATGGAAAAATTTTTCTACATTATATTTACTCAGCAGGAGAAAATTTACAAAAAATCTTGAATAAAGAATCCGTAATAGTAATAAAAAGTACAGTGGTTCCAGGAACTTCAAGAAAGGTTAAGGAAATAACTAAGAGAGAAGTAATAGTGAATCCAGAATTTTTAAGGGAAGGGAGTGCTATTACTGATACTAAACATCCTGAAAGGATAGTTATAGGTGGAGATGATGAAAAAGCGATTAAGTTAATAGAAGATTTATGGTCATTTACTAATTCGCCGATAATAAAAACTTCAATGGAAGAGGCTGAGTTAATAAAATACGCAGCAAATTCTTTTCTCGCTGTAAAGATTTCATTTATAAATGAGATTGCTAACCTATGTGAAAAAATCCCAAATTGTGATATAAATAATATAGCAAAGGCAATCGGCATGGATAAGCGCATATCACCATATTTTTTAAACGCAGGACTAGGTTTCGGCGGATCATGTTTCCCTAAGGATACATTAGCTATTACCTCTTTTGCTAAAGATTTAGGAGAGAGACTACATATCGTAGAAGCTGCAATCGAGGTTAATAATGAAAGGCCCTTTAGAGCAGTCAAAATGATGGAAGATTTAATTGGAAAATTAGAGAACAAGAGTATTTGTATATTAGGAATAGCATTCAAGCCAAATACTGATGATACTAGAGAAAGTGTAGGTCTAAAAATAGCTAAATTGATTAGAGAAAAAGGAGGTAAGGTTATAGTATACGATCCAAAAGCTAAAGCTGATTTAGAGATGGTCTCACTTGATGAGTGTATAAATAAAGCTGATGGGATAATAATTGCTACTGAATGGGATGAATTCAGAGGATTAGAGGATAGATTAAAAGGAAAATATGTAGTAGATGGAAGGAGAATCCTAAACTATAAAAAGTTAGAGAAAGGTAAATTTAAGGCAATAGGTGTTAGTTAA
- a CDS encoding sugar phosphate nucleotidyltransferase → MHAVITAAGLGTRMLPASKEIPKEMFPIPFNNGFKPIIQIIFEQLYNKGIRDFVIVVGRGKRVIEDHFTPDYDFVSYLEKVGKEKQARELLTFYSKIEKSNIAFVNQPEPKGFGDAVLRVEPFINDKFIVVAADTLLREIPDLIPNSFLVTEVEDPRPYGVVILEGDRVIDVEEKPKNPKSRFIIVPYYMFTYDIFHALREVKCNGELQLTEGIKILLKKGVEFIAKRVNDVYDLGSIENYIASIKKIIG, encoded by the coding sequence ATGCATGCAGTAATAACTGCAGCTGGATTAGGCACTCGAATGTTACCCGCTTCTAAAGAAATTCCTAAGGAGATGTTTCCAATTCCCTTTAACAATGGATTTAAGCCAATTATACAAATAATCTTTGAGCAACTTTATAATAAGGGTATAAGGGATTTCGTTATAGTTGTTGGTAGGGGTAAGAGGGTAATTGAAGATCATTTTACACCAGATTACGATTTTGTCTCTTACCTTGAAAAAGTAGGTAAAGAAAAGCAGGCAAGGGAGTTATTAACATTTTACTCTAAAATAGAGAAAAGCAATATAGCATTTGTAAATCAGCCTGAACCAAAAGGATTTGGAGATGCGGTACTGAGAGTAGAACCTTTTATTAATGATAAATTCATTGTAGTAGCAGCAGACACTCTATTAAGAGAGATTCCAGATTTAATACCTAACTCTTTTCTAGTTACTGAAGTAGAAGATCCTAGACCATATGGTGTAGTAATATTAGAGGGAGATAGAGTTATAGATGTCGAGGAAAAACCTAAGAATCCTAAATCCCGTTTTATAATAGTTCCTTACTATATGTTTACATATGATATATTTCACGCCTTAAGAGAAGTTAAGTGTAACGGAGAATTACAACTTACTGAAGGGATAAAAATATTGCTGAAAAAAGGTGTGGAATTTATTGCAAAAAGAGTAAATGATGTTTATGATCTGGGTAGTATAGAGAATTATATTGCATCTATAAAGAAAATTATTGGATAA
- a CDS encoding winged helix-turn-helix domain-containing protein — protein sequence MIENRRRTKTEIIYSILRGCSEGSKKTRLMYLAKLNYSVFMKYIYNMKEMNLMEFNEGKCVLTDKGKRVLELLDKYMEMYSKLNEVRMKLEELMQTES from the coding sequence ATGATTGAGAATAGAAGAAGGACTAAGACTGAAATAATTTACAGCATTTTAAGAGGTTGTAGTGAAGGAAGTAAGAAGACTAGATTAATGTATCTTGCTAAGTTGAACTATTCAGTTTTTATGAAATATATTTATAATATGAAAGAAATGAATTTAATGGAATTTAATGAGGGAAAATGTGTTTTGACAGATAAGGGGAAAAGAGTACTAGAATTGTTGGATAAATACATGGAGATGTATAGCAAGCTTAATGAAGTTAGAATGAAATTGGAAGAGCTAATGCAGACTGAATCTTAA
- a CDS encoding glycosyltransferase family 4 protein, which produces MKMKIGFVMMESIYPQRGGIHEQVYLLLRELHRRGYDAEIVAYSKRNVDQKGRRLLWLRQNSPAFISKISKHDIVISETAWPIIPSLISSKIFHKKCILHLHSIESKQDVGLSLLGKSIITFFEKLSVFCDIILVPSKIEQKLLKSSKVKILPNIIDIEAFNLYKPIELKRPAVVFVGGMGYPPNREAAEFIVRISEKLKNMGKYVNFYLVGPSPPKVSPPVYTTEYVESTIPFILSADICIAPLKRGGGVKLKVLEYMAAGKPIIATKKAVEGIDNIKYINAETEDEFINGIVEILSGKIDLNFTENKDIILKNHTSFVAGDILEKIIKDM; this is translated from the coding sequence ATGAAAATGAAAATCGGCTTTGTAATGATGGAGAGCATTTATCCTCAAAGAGGTGGTATTCATGAACAAGTATATTTATTGTTAAGAGAATTACATAGACGTGGTTATGACGCAGAAATAGTGGCATATTCAAAAAGAAATGTAGATCAGAAAGGAAGAAGGCTTCTATGGTTAAGACAAAACTCTCCAGCTTTTATTTCCAAAATATCTAAACACGATATAGTAATTTCTGAAACTGCTTGGCCTATCATACCATCATTAATATCTAGTAAAATCTTTCATAAAAAATGCATTTTACATTTGCATTCTATTGAATCTAAGCAAGATGTCGGTTTAAGTTTATTAGGAAAAAGCATAATAACTTTCTTTGAAAAATTATCAGTTTTCTGTGATATTATACTGGTTCCCTCGAAGATAGAACAAAAACTATTGAAAAGTAGTAAAGTAAAAATATTGCCTAATATTATTGATATAGAAGCTTTCAATTTATATAAACCTATAGAACTAAAAAGGCCTGCAGTAGTATTTGTAGGAGGCATGGGATATCCACCTAATAGAGAGGCAGCTGAGTTTATAGTTAGGATTTCTGAAAAACTGAAGAATATGGGGAAATATGTAAATTTTTATTTAGTTGGGCCATCACCACCTAAGGTTAGCCCACCAGTTTACACTACAGAATATGTAGAATCCACTATTCCATTTATATTATCAGCTGATATTTGTATAGCCCCTCTAAAACGAGGGGGAGGAGTAAAGCTTAAAGTTTTGGAATATATGGCAGCTGGAAAGCCAATAATAGCCACAAAAAAGGCCGTAGAAGGTATAGATAATATAAAATATATTAATGCTGAGACAGAAGACGAATTTATAAATGGAATAGTAGAAATCTTGAGCGGTAAAATAGACTTAAATTTTACTGAAAATAAAGATATAATATTAAAAAATCATACCTCATTTGTCGCTGGAGATATTCTTGAGAAAATAATTAAAGATATGTAA
- a CDS encoding glycosyltransferase family 2 protein — protein sequence MSKEGSSNENIETNISKDLVTVVLCTLNEEEGIGKVLDDLKANGYKNILVIDGYSTDTTVKIARERGARVIYQHWSGKAGAVKTALDYVDTPYVAFLDADATYPPKELDKLILHVPKYVEVIGKRSKENIPLLHRFGNALINKLFALIFSVDVGDVLSGMYVLHTNLAKTLNLNSKGFEIEIEIVSQMIQRGKVTYVDIRYEKRRGKRKLSSFKDGMKIISYLIKMAKDYNPILFFSIIASIFLFPGLITLGYTFIDYLLHGIFHSGYALMGTALTLVGVQGFLTAGTATILKRIEYHILHNNSRVQ from the coding sequence ATGTCGAAAGAAGGATCTAGTAATGAGAATATAGAGACAAATATATCTAAAGATTTAGTTACCGTTGTTTTATGTACTTTAAATGAGGAGGAAGGAATAGGGAAAGTTTTAGATGATCTGAAAGCTAATGGGTATAAAAATATTTTAGTGATAGACGGATACTCAACTGATACTACTGTAAAAATAGCTAGAGAAAGGGGAGCTAGAGTAATTTATCAACATTGGTCTGGAAAAGCAGGTGCAGTAAAAACGGCTCTTGATTACGTCGACACACCATATGTAGCATTTTTAGATGCAGATGCAACTTATCCTCCTAAAGAGTTAGATAAGCTGATTCTACACGTTCCAAAATACGTTGAAGTAATAGGTAAGAGATCTAAAGAAAATATTCCATTATTACATAGATTTGGAAATGCGCTAATTAATAAGTTATTTGCCTTGATATTCTCAGTTGATGTAGGGGATGTTCTTTCTGGTATGTATGTTCTTCATACTAATTTAGCTAAAACACTTAATCTGAATTCTAAAGGGTTTGAAATAGAAATCGAAATAGTGTCTCAGATGATACAGAGAGGGAAAGTAACATATGTGGATATAAGATATGAGAAGAGAAGAGGGAAAAGAAAACTATCTAGCTTTAAAGACGGTATGAAAATAATATCTTATCTTATAAAGATGGCAAAAGATTATAACCCAATCTTATTCTTTTCTATAATTGCAAGCATATTCTTATTTCCAGGATTAATAACTTTAGGATACACATTCATAGACTATTTACTCCACGGTATTTTCCATAGTGGATATGCACTTATGGGAACAGCACTAACATTAGTTGGAGTTCAAGGATTTTTAACTGCGGGAACAGCAACTATATTAAAACGAATAGAATATCATATTTTACATAATAATAGTAGAGTACAATAA
- a CDS encoding LamG-like jellyroll fold domain-containing protein, translating into MVKLKRRDFIGLTIAGGTIAGLVNFLENKPKSNLVQITNKKAFLYEYFAIVYGNPEIGYKAIDNNGKILFNGKCSDGTGTCGIYEALEYVESNYGYGKITIFGNFYPVNSPPSISSDVEIEGNATIYVNPNSLPFVLSLRLRKIRVLWYKNIGIINNMLAKRNIFSLNPYVLFTNTYESLLLSNGEQTIGEPSSFTISVWVYGEQNPYGGYILSYGSLERGIVWTLQSTQNSIIFSGSSGKVSSIAPQSTPFHIGITWNNGYTELYINGKMVNSAEIQIEYKSPAYIWINNFPIQSQQSGLNLPSWFSYVENIQLYNSVLSESQISQLASSPIQDPVDQSIILWALYRYVMYLGDLITGKGFQRIGALFYNGPM; encoded by the coding sequence ATGGTAAAACTTAAAAGAAGGGATTTTATAGGCTTAACTATAGCAGGAGGCACAATTGCTGGATTAGTAAACTTCTTAGAAAACAAACCTAAAAGTAATCTAGTGCAAATAACTAATAAGAAAGCTTTTTTATATGAGTATTTTGCCATAGTCTACGGCAATCCTGAGATAGGTTACAAAGCAATTGACAATAACGGAAAAATATTATTTAATGGAAAATGTAGTGATGGAACAGGAACTTGCGGTATATATGAAGCATTAGAGTATGTAGAATCGAATTATGGATATGGAAAAATAACTATTTTTGGTAATTTCTATCCAGTCAACTCACCACCTTCTATTTCAAGTGATGTAGAAATTGAAGGAAACGCAACTATCTACGTTAATCCCAATAGTCTCCCATTTGTCTTATCCTTACGACTAAGAAAGATAAGAGTATTATGGTATAAAAATATAGGCATAATAAACAATATGTTAGCTAAAAGAAACATATTTTCTCTGAACCCCTATGTACTCTTTACCAATACATATGAAAGTCTCCTATTAAGTAATGGAGAACAAACTATTGGTGAGCCTAGTTCATTTACTATCTCAGTATGGGTATATGGAGAACAAAACCCTTATGGAGGATATATCTTGTCGTATGGCTCTCTCGAAAGGGGAATAGTATGGACTCTGCAAAGCACTCAAAACTCTATAATTTTTAGCGGAAGTTCAGGGAAAGTTTCCAGCATTGCTCCTCAATCTACGCCTTTTCACATAGGTATAACATGGAATAACGGATATACAGAGTTATATATTAATGGAAAAATGGTTAACTCAGCTGAAATTCAAATAGAATATAAAAGTCCTGCTTACATATGGATTAATAATTTTCCAATTCAGTCACAACAAAGTGGACTTAATTTACCTTCCTGGTTTTCATATGTAGAGAATATACAATTATATAATTCAGTATTATCAGAGTCACAAATATCACAATTAGCTTCATCGCCAATCCAAGATCCAGTAGATCAATCAATTATTTTATGGGCCCTTTATAGATATGTAATGTATTTAGGTGATCTTATAACCGGTAAAGGTTTTCAGAGAATAGGTGCCCTATTTTATAATGGTCCTATGTAG